The sequence TTACTATTATGGCTTGTGATGCTGGATTAATAAAAGCTAAAGAAGAGGTTATCGCTATAGGAGGGACTGGTAGAGGAGCAGATACCGCAATGGTTATAAAACCTGCAAATATGAACACATTCTTTAATATTGAGGCGAGAGAAATTTTATGTATGCCAAGATTTAAAAAGAAAAAAGAATAAAATTTTATTTTTAATAAAATAAGGGAAATTATGAGAATTTTATTTCAATTAATTATAATCCTGTTTATAGTTTTATTGCCATCTTTAATAAATACAAATTATAATTTATATAAAAATCAAAATAAGCCAATAATATTAATTCACGATGTTAGTCCAGTTTATTTTAAAGATTTAAAAAAAATTGTAAAAATAATAAATAAATATCATTATCAAAATAGAACTTATCTTTTTTTGATTGTCAATCATGCAAATGAGCATAATTTAAAAAACTATCCTGAATTTGTTAAATATCTGCATGAATTAGAAAAAGAGGGTTATCACATTGAGTATCATGCCTACAATCATATAGGAGATGAATTTAACTGTAATAAAACAGTTGCAGAGGAAAAACTAAATAAATCCTTTAAAATATTAAAAGAATGTGGCTTTAACCCTAAAAAAATTAAGTATTTTATTCCGCCAAGATACATAATATCAAAAGATGCAGAAAAATTATTCTTAGAGAAGAATATAACAATAATTCTAAATAACAAAATTATTACAAAGAAAAATGGAAAAATTTATGTAATTAGCATTATAAATAGAGAATATACCTGGTATCTTCCAAAAATATTAGTAAAAGAGGCTGAAATAATTGCATTAATTGATTACAAATTAAGTAAAATTGAAAACAAGCCTTATTTTTTATCAATTCATCCCAAGGCAGTAAATTATGGTGGTGGATTATTATTTTTAAACGATTTTTTAAATGAAACTTCAAGAAATTAATAAAAGAGTTTTATAATAGTTCAACGAAGTTTTCTATAATTTTTAATCCAACTTTTCCACTTTTTTCAGGATGAAACTGTGTTGCATAAATATTGTCTATATTTATAGCACTTGGAAATTCAATTCCATATTCAGTTTTGCCTATAATATACTCTTTATTTAAAGGATTTACATAGTAGGAATGAACAAAATAAAAGTAACTATTATCCTCTATACCTTCAAATAATGGGTTGTCTTTAACTATTTTTACATTATTCCAACCCATGTGAGGTAGTTTTTCAACATTTCTAAATTTAATAACATTACCTTTTATTACACCCAAACCTTTAACATCTTTTTTTTCCTCACTCTCTTCAAATAAAACCTGCATACCTAAACATATTCCTAAAAAAGGAACTTTATCATCAAATATTTTATATAATGTTTCTTTTATTTTTGATAAATTTTCCATAGCACTCCCAAAATTCCCAACTCCTGGTAAGATTACTTTATCACACGCTAATAACTCTTCACTGTCTTTTGTTATTATTGCTCTGTCATAAAGTTCAACTGCCTTCTGAATACTTCTTAAATTTCCTGCATTGTAGTCAATTATCCCAATCATTTTCATCACTAAATTTTAAAGTTCTTGAACTTCTTTTATTGTCTCTAAGATTTTATTTAGAGCCCTTTTAGCATCTTCCTCACTCTTTAATCCAGTAATAACAACCTTACCACTACCAAAAATTAAGACAACAACTTTTGGATCGTCTAATCTATAAACTAATCCAGGAAATTGTTCAGGTTCATACTCAGTTCCTTCAACCATTAAGGCGATTTCATCTAAGTTTGGCTCAATTCCCAAGTCAGCAGTAGCAACCATATTTTGAACTTTGATTTCAGGATTCTCAATAACATCGAATCCAGCATCTTTTAATTCCTTTATAATTTTTTTAATTGCAATCTCTGCCTCTTCTTTGCTCTTAGCCCCTGTACAGTTTATTTTTCCACTTCTGAATATTAGCAATGCTACCTTTGGAACTGACAATCTACAAACTAATCCAGGAAATTGTTCTGGTTCATATTCAGCATTATCTAAAATCATTGCAACTTCTTCTAAATCAATATTATCTCCAATTTTTGTTGAAACTACAACATTTACTATTTTTATATCAGGTTCCATAATTATTCACCTTTTTAGTAGATGGCTTACATATTATAAATTCTCATATATATAGATTATTTATAAATATAAATATAATATCTGTATATCCAAATTGATAAATATATTGTATAAAAATAAAAAATAAAGATTTAAGGGATTTATCCGAATAAAGCAGCCAATCCAGCAATTGCTGCTCCAGTATCTTCTTCTTTTTTCTCTTCCTCTTTTTTCTCCTCTTCTTTTTTCTCTTCAACTGTTGATGATGCAGTTGTTGCAGGAGCAGTTGCAACTGGCATAGCAGCGTTTGCTATTGCCTCTTCAATATCAACTCCTTCCAATCCAGCAACTAATGCCTTAACTCTTGCCTCATCAACTTCTACACCTGCTGCAGTTAAAACTGCTTTAATAGCATCTTCTGTTATCTCTTTTCCTGCACTGTGCAATAATAATACTGCGTAAATATATTCCATATTTTACACCTCCATTTTCATTAATATTAATAGTATTTTGTGTTTTATCCATAATTTATATTTAATTTGCAATTCACTATTTATTATTAATTATTTATATTTTTCGGTTAGAATAATAATGCCAATCCTGCTACTCCTGAATCTTCTTCTTTTTTCTCTTCCTCTTTTTTCTCCTCTTCTTTTTTCTCTTCAACTGTTGATGATGCAGTTGTTTCAACTTCTGACAATTTAGATTTTATATCTTCATCTAAAGCATCTTCAGGCAACTTGGAGGCTAATGCCAACGCTTGTGCTTGTGCCTTTGCTAATATATCTCCAGCAGTTTCTTTTGTTATAAATGCTGTTTCAATTGCCAATGCCTTAGCATTAATAAATGCTTTCTGTATCAAGTATGGCAATACTTCTCTTGCTGGATATGCTATGTTAAATGCTAAGTTAAATGCATTTTGGTAGGCAGTTTGAATATCTGCCAATAATTTTTCTTCATCTGCTTTTAATACATCTGGAGTATATATAATTCCATCTTCATAAACTGCCAAAATGTTTAAACCTACTTTTATTGGTTTTATTCCTAATCTGTCTAATACTGCTGCTAATTTTGGTGAAACTACTTCTCCTTTTTTAACAACTACTTTGTCCTCTTTAATTACAATTTTACCTTTTTCAATTGCCGCTGGAATACCTACACTTTTGAGCTCTCCTAAGAATGGTCCTGGAGGCATTCCAGTAGAACCTTTTTCAACTTTAATGTCACATGGGGCAATTTGCCCTCCTTTTACAGGAGCAGGACTTTTATTTTCTTCCAACATCTTATAAAGTTTAAATGGATTCATATCTGTTACTAATATTGCAGCCCCTCTCTCTACATAGTTTGCCAATTCAGCTAACTTTGGATTATTCAATTCTTCAGATGCTTCTTTTAAGGCTCTTTTAATTAATGTGTTTCTTGACATTCTCAATTTAACTTTATCTCTAATTTTGTCTCTAATTTCTTGTAATTGAGGGGCAGGGACATCCATCATATCTACTATGGCAACTACAGGCTTACTTTTAATAAGCCCCTTGAGTGTTTTAACCTCTTCTATCTTCCAGGGGGCCACATGAGCTTTCACTTTTGTTTCCATTTTTATCCCCATTATTTATTTTTTCTTATCTTTTTTGACTTTTACAGCTGGACCCATAGTTAATTTAACATATGCATCTTTTAAGTGATACAAACCTTTCTCATATTTCTTATCTATTACATTTAAAACAGCCTCTATATTATCAACTATTTGTTCATCAGTCATTTTTTCATTTCCAACTAATACTTGGAAGTAAGGTTTATCTCTTGTGTTTATAACAACAGTTTTTTTCAATCTTTCTACTAATGGGGCTATATTTGCATTAGCTGGAACTGGCTTAGGCATTTTACCTCTTGGACCTAATATCATACCCATATATCTACCAATCAAAGGCATTAAATCGGCTTGAGCAATAAAGAAGTCATGTGCCTTAGCAATTTTTCTTAATTTTCTTTTGTTTTTACCTAATTCTTCAATTTCTTCTTTTCTAATAGCAGTTAATCCTAATTCCTCAGCCTGTTTAATTAAATCACCAGTTCCTATAACTGCTATCTTTGCCTCTTTACCTCTCCCATGAGGAAGCACAACTTCAGCCTTTATTCTGTTCTCTGGCTTCCTCATGTCAATCTCTTTTAATATTCCTATGAATTCAAAAGACTGTGTGAAGTTTCTCGGCTTCGCGAGTTCGCGAGCCTCCTTCACCGCTTGCAACAGCGCTTCTCTGTCCATATTTCACTCCTCCTTATAACTTTATTGAGGTTTAACTTGTTTAATTCTTGTTTAATTATTTAAATTTGATGAAAATCACCAATATTATATGACATCTTATATAAATATTTTACAGTTGAAATTACATTACATTTAAGTTAAAAGAGAGAGATTCACTAAATTTCTAAGACAAAAATTAAAAATTTGTATATAGAAAATACTATACACAGTATATAAAATTTTCGGTATACTGGATTTGAAAAGAAAACATTGAAAATTTTAATAAATTATTGTTTATTCATTTTCTCTTTTAATTCATTGAGTAAAGTATCGCACATATTTATAATATCTCTCAAACATTCTTTTAAAACTTCTATTGGATCTACACCATCTTCAGTTATTACAGTTATCTTTGGATTTGATATATATCTTCCAGTTTCTGGATGTAACAATGGATGATCTATAGAGTATGAAGCCATCTTTACGCCTTCTTTTGTTAATAGAATATCTTTCAATAAATTTGGTAGAGAGTGATCTTCATTTATTAACTCAATTTCAACTAAATTATTCTTCCTTTCCAATATCTTTATCTCCATATTCTCCCTCCAATAGATCTTTTTTAGCTAAGTTTATATCTTTGTTTAATACTATTCTACCATCTTCCTCTTCTCTAAGGAATTCTTTTTCTAAGGCCTCTTTAATTACCTCTTCAATAGGTTTGTTTTTTATAAAAGATACTAAAACTACTAAATTTTTTACAGGTTTTGAACCAAGATTTGAAAATCTCAACTCTTGATAAAGTTCAAAGAGATTTTTTAGAATATCATTAAATTTATTAATGTCAATGTCTGTTTTTATTGCATTTTCATCTTCTAAGTATATAACTCTATATCCTAAAGTCTTAAGAGTATCTATTATCAAATCTTTATTAACTGGATATTTAAGTTCTGATAAAACATATTTATATAAGCCTTCTTTGTCTTTTCTATACATTCTCCTTACTTTTTCTATTAAATTTACTATAGTCCTATAATTTTCATTTAAGGAATCTTTATCAAATCCAAATACAAAGATCTTTACATGATTTCCTTTTGATTCTATTGTGCAATCAACCTTTAGCCTTGATAATCTTTCACAAAGATCTAAAAGTTCTTGGTCACTACTAACCTTAAATGAAATTATTTTTCTCATATATTGTCACCAACGATGGAATAACATTTAATTAGTATAAAGTGTTTATAAAATATAACTGCCTAATATAATAAAGTTTTGCATTAGAATATTTTCTGGTGGTAATGATGGATACATTTGAGATGATAAAGAAAAACACTTCTGAAATAGTTAGTGAAGAAGAACTTAAAGAAGTTTTAAATAAAACAAATAAAAAAGCATATATTGGATTTGAACCAAGTGGTAAAATACATTTAGGGCATTACTTACAAATTAAAAAGATGATTGACTTACAAAATGCTGGATTTGATATTATAATATTATTGGCTGATTTACATGCCTATCTAAATCAAAAAGGAGAGTTAGATGAGATTAGAGAAATAGGAGAATACAACAAGAAAGTTTTTGAGGCTATGGGTTTAAAGGCTAAATATATTTATGGTAGTGAGTTTCAATTAGAGAAAGATTATACTTTAAATGTATATAAATTAGCCCTAAAAACAACTTTAAAAAGAGCAAGAAGAAGTATGGAACTTATAGCGAGAGAGGATGAAAATCCAAAGGTTGCTGAAGTTATCTATCCAATAATGCAAGTCAATGATATTTATTACTTAGATGTTGATGTTGCAGTAGGAGGAATGGAGCAGAGAAAAATCCATATGTTAGCAAGAGAATTGTTACCTAAAAAAGTTGTCTGTATTCATAATCCTGTTTTAACTGGATTAGATGGAGAAAGTAAGATGAGTTCTTCAAAAGGAAACTTTATTGCTGTTGATGACTCACCAGAAACAATTAAAGAAAAAATTAGAAAAGCATACTGTCCTGCTGGAGTTATTGAAAAAAATCCAATAATGGAAATTGCTAAATATTTCCTTGAATATCCTTTAACTATAAAGAGACCTGAAAAATTTGGAGGAGATATAACTGTAAATAGCTATGAAGAATTGGAAAATCTGTTTATAAATAAAAAATTACATCCAATGGACTTAAAAAATGCTGTAGCTGAGGAACTTATAAAGATTTTAGAGCCAATTAGAGAAAAGATATAAATATAAATTAGACAATTATTATATCACTTAATTTTCTCTTATTCTCTTCCTTTTTAAGATCCTCTAATGGTACTGGTTTAGAATCTGCTATTATAATGTTATCATTTTTTCTATCATTAGTTTTTTTAGTAATTTTATTAAGATTTTGCATCATATTATAATTTTGTTTTTTAATATCTTTTTTATCCTTATTATTTTTTGGATGAGGGAGAGTTTTATATCTAATTTTAACAATAATCTCTCCTTCTCCATCATCTTTATCAAATGG is a genomic window of Methanocaldococcus sp. containing:
- a CDS encoding DUF2334 domain-containing protein; the protein is MRILFQLIIILFIVLLPSLINTNYNLYKNQNKPIILIHDVSPVYFKDLKKIVKIINKYHYQNRTYLFLIVNHANEHNLKNYPEFVKYLHELEKEGYHIEYHAYNHIGDEFNCNKTVAEEKLNKSFKILKECGFNPKKIKYFIPPRYIISKDAEKLFLEKNITIILNNKIITKKNGKIYVISIINREYTWYLPKILVKEAEIIALIDYKLSKIENKPYFLSIHPKAVNYGGGLLFLNDFLNETSRN
- the hisH gene encoding imidazole glycerol phosphate synthase subunit HisH, which produces MIGIIDYNAGNLRSIQKAVELYDRAIITKDSEELLACDKVILPGVGNFGSAMENLSKIKETLYKIFDDKVPFLGICLGMQVLFEESEEKKDVKGLGVIKGNVIKFRNVEKLPHMGWNNVKIVKDNPLFEGIEDNSYFYFVHSYYVNPLNKEYIIGKTEYGIEFPSAINIDNIYATQFHPEKSGKVGLKIIENFVELL
- a CDS encoding TATA-box-binding protein, producing MEPDIKIVNVVVSTKIGDNIDLEEVAMILDNAEYEPEQFPGLVCRLSVPKVALLIFRSGKINCTGAKSKEEAEIAIKKIIKELKDAGFDVIENPEIKVQNMVATADLGIEPNLDEIALMVEGTEYEPEQFPGLVYRLDDPKVVVLIFGSGKVVITGLKSEEDAKRALNKILETIKEVQEL
- the rpl12p gene encoding 50S ribosomal protein P1 codes for the protein MEYIYAVLLLHSAGKEITEDAIKAVLTAAGVEVDEARVKALVAGLEGVDIEEAIANAAMPVATAPATTASSTVEEKKEEEKKEEEKKEEDTGAAIAGLAALFG
- a CDS encoding 50S ribosomal protein L10; protein product: METKVKAHVAPWKIEEVKTLKGLIKSKPVVAIVDMMDVPAPQLQEIRDKIRDKVKLRMSRNTLIKRALKEASEELNNPKLAELANYVERGAAILVTDMNPFKLYKMLEENKSPAPVKGGQIAPCDIKVEKGSTGMPPGPFLGELKSVGIPAAIEKGKIVIKEDKVVVKKGEVVSPKLAAVLDRLGIKPIKVGLNILAVYEDGIIYTPDVLKADEEKLLADIQTAYQNAFNLAFNIAYPAREVLPYLIQKAFINAKALAIETAFITKETAGDILAKAQAQALALASKLPEDALDEDIKSKLSEVETTASSTVEEKKEEEKKEEEKKEEDSGVAGLALLF
- a CDS encoding 50S ribosomal protein L1, which produces MDREALLQAVKEARELAKPRNFTQSFEFIGILKEIDMRKPENRIKAEVVLPHGRGKEAKIAVIGTGDLIKQAEELGLTAIRKEEIEELGKNKRKLRKIAKAHDFFIAQADLMPLIGRYMGMILGPRGKMPKPVPANANIAPLVERLKKTVVINTRDKPYFQVLVGNEKMTDEQIVDNIEAVLNVIDKKYEKGLYHLKDAYVKLTMGPAVKVKKDKKK
- a CDS encoding DNA-directed RNA polymerase subunit L yields the protein MEIKILERKNNLVEIELINEDHSLPNLLKDILLTKEGVKMASYSIDHPLLHPETGRYISNPKITVITEDGVDPIEVLKECLRDIINMCDTLLNELKEKMNKQ
- a CDS encoding DUF2067 family protein, producing MRKIISFKVSSDQELLDLCERLSRLKVDCTIESKGNHVKIFVFGFDKDSLNENYRTIVNLIEKVRRMYRKDKEGLYKYVLSELKYPVNKDLIIDTLKTLGYRVIYLEDENAIKTDIDINKFNDILKNLFELYQELRFSNLGSKPVKNLVVLVSFIKNKPIEEVIKEALEKEFLREEEDGRIVLNKDINLAKKDLLEGEYGDKDIGKEE
- a CDS encoding tyrosine--tRNA ligase, whose amino-acid sequence is MDTFEMIKKNTSEIVSEEELKEVLNKTNKKAYIGFEPSGKIHLGHYLQIKKMIDLQNAGFDIIILLADLHAYLNQKGELDEIREIGEYNKKVFEAMGLKAKYIYGSEFQLEKDYTLNVYKLALKTTLKRARRSMELIAREDENPKVAEVIYPIMQVNDIYYLDVDVAVGGMEQRKIHMLARELLPKKVVCIHNPVLTGLDGESKMSSSKGNFIAVDDSPETIKEKIRKAYCPAGVIEKNPIMEIAKYFLEYPLTIKRPEKFGGDITVNSYEELENLFINKKLHPMDLKNAVAEELIKILEPIREKI